The Candidatus Methylomirabilota bacterium genomic sequence ACGAGGCCCGCGAGCTGCCTCGATGAGCGGTTTGCAAGGCCGAACCGGCCCCGGCCGCGGAGTGAGCACGCTGCCTGTTCCAACGTCCACCGTGACGGCTCTGGCCCGGGCGATGCGGGTGCAGAGCACCCGAGCCGAGAACATGCCGCTCGCGCAGACCGTCGACCCCTTCCTCACGTGGCTTGAGAACCGCGGCCGCTCGCCCCATACGATCCGTGGCTACGCGTCGGATCTGCGTGAATTCATCCCGTTCGCTGAGCAGATCGGCTGCCCGCGGCCGCATGACCTCAGCTTCCGTGAAATCGAGTTGTACATGGCCATGCTACGGGAGCGCGGGGCGGCGCCAGCCACGATCAACCGAGCCGTCTCGACCCTGTCGGCGCTCTGGATATTCTTGCGTCGCGAGGGCGTCGCGACCAATGACGCGACTCGCGACGTCATCTCGCTCAAGGAGCCGGTGCGCCTTCCGGTCTATCTGCCACAGGACGAGCAGGAGCGTTTGCTCGCCGGCCTCGCCCGCCTGCGGACGCCACTCGGCCGGCGCGATCATGCCGTCTTCGGCACGTTCCTATTCTGCGGCCTGCGCCTTGAGGAGCTCGTGCGTGTGCGGCTCGATGCACTCGATCTGGAAAGCTGCCGACTGCGGGTCATCGGCAAAGGTGACAAGCAAAGGCAGCTCCCCGTCGTCCGGCGACTCCGTCGAATTCTCGAAGCCTACCTGCGGGACGCGCGCCCCCAGCTCGTCGCGGATACGACGCTGCCGTGGCTCTTCGTGAATGCCAACGGAGACCGGGGCGGCTACCGAGCACGGCGTCCTGGAGAACCCTTAGTGACCAGGAGTGTCTACCGGCTCGTGGTCGAGCGCTCCGAGGAGATTCTCGGGCGCCGGGTCCATCCGCACGCGCTTCGGCATTCGTTCGCCAGCCGACTGCGAAGCCGGGGCGCGGACCTGCAAGAGGTTCAAGAACTGCTCGGCCATTCCAGCATCACGACGACGCTGATGTATTCCCACATCAACCCCGCGAGTCTCGCGCGGATGGAGGAACTTCTCAAATGAATGACGGAAATGGCGAGCGGCCTATCGGCATCCCGGAGAGCAGCAAGGCTCCCGCGCCGGTCCTACAGCTGATCCCTGGTCGGAAAAGGAAGGAGCGCGTGAAGCCGTCTCAGTCTCACCACGACGGCGCCACGTGCGACGAGCTGCTCGGCCTCGGCAACATCGTGGGCGCGCTCGCGGTCGCCGACTTCGAAGGCTACGACGCGCAAGATGGCCTCGCCTTCGT encodes the following:
- a CDS encoding tyrosine-type recombinase/integrase; this encodes RGPRAASMSGLQGRTGPGRGVSTLPVPTSTVTALARAMRVQSTRAENMPLAQTVDPFLTWLENRGRSPHTIRGYASDLREFIPFAEQIGCPRPHDLSFREIELYMAMLRERGAAPATINRAVSTLSALWIFLRREGVATNDATRDVISLKEPVRLPVYLPQDEQERLLAGLARLRTPLGRRDHAVFGTFLFCGLRLEELVRVRLDALDLESCRLRVIGKGDKQRQLPVVRRLRRILEAYLRDARPQLVADTTLPWLFVNANGDRGGYRARRPGEPLVTRSVYRLVVERSEEILGRRVHPHALRHSFASRLRSRGADLQEVQELLGHSSITTTLMYSHINPASLARMEELLK